In Streptomyces sp. NBC_00433, a single genomic region encodes these proteins:
- a CDS encoding Ku protein, whose amino-acid sequence MRSVWSGNLAFGLVSIPVKLGSAVSSHKISFRQIHLADQGRVRYQKTCELDEEVLTSADIGRAFETPDDQLVEVTDADLQGLPLPTAKTIEVSGFVEAASVDAMQLDTPYFLAPSSPTANKPYVLMREALARSGKAAVGKFAMRNSEHLALITARDDILLLQTLRWPDELNSAADAVPRGKVNISDNELQLADTLIEALGEADLAAYQDEYAAAVEAMVTAKLEGAEPPAPAGEGGGGKVVDLMAALQASVDQAKDSRGGEDGRHATVTELSSKGEGGTGKRPAKKAAPKKAAAKKTTARKAPAKKTAKKTTSHRRAN is encoded by the coding sequence ATGCGCAGCGTCTGGAGCGGGAACCTGGCCTTCGGGCTGGTCTCCATCCCGGTGAAGCTCGGGTCCGCGGTGTCGAGCCACAAGATCAGCTTCCGGCAGATCCATCTGGCCGACCAGGGCCGGGTGCGCTACCAGAAGACCTGCGAGCTGGACGAGGAGGTACTGACCTCCGCCGACATCGGCCGGGCCTTCGAGACCCCGGACGACCAGCTGGTCGAGGTCACCGACGCGGACCTCCAGGGGCTGCCGCTGCCGACCGCCAAGACCATCGAGGTGAGCGGCTTCGTCGAGGCGGCCTCGGTGGACGCGATGCAGCTGGACACGCCGTATTTCCTGGCGCCGTCCTCGCCGACGGCGAACAAGCCGTACGTCCTGATGCGCGAGGCGCTGGCCCGCTCGGGCAAGGCGGCGGTGGGCAAGTTCGCGATGCGCAATTCCGAGCACCTGGCGCTGATCACCGCGCGCGACGACATCCTGCTGCTGCAGACGCTGCGCTGGCCCGACGAGCTGAACTCGGCGGCCGACGCCGTCCCGCGCGGCAAGGTCAACATCAGCGACAACGAGCTGCAGCTCGCCGACACCCTGATCGAGGCGCTCGGCGAGGCGGACCTGGCGGCGTACCAGGACGAATACGCGGCGGCTGTCGAGGCGATGGTGACGGCGAAGCTGGAGGGCGCCGAGCCGCCCGCGCCGGCCGGCGAGGGCGGCGGCGGCAAGGTGGTGGACCTGATGGCGGCACTGCAGGCCTCGGTGGACCAGGCCAAGGACAGCCGCGGCGGCGAGGACGGGCGGCATGCGACCGTCACCGAGCTGAGCTCGAAGGGCGAGGGCGGCACCGGGAAGCGCCCGGCCAAGAAGGCGGCGCCGAAGAAGGCGGCGGCCAAGAAGACCACCGCGCGGAAGGCCCCGGCCAAGAAGACCGCGAAGAAGACGACAAGTCACCGCAGAGCAAACTGA
- the ligD gene encoding non-homologous end-joining DNA ligase, with protein sequence MPITEVEGRQIKLSNLDRVLWPETGTTKGELLHYYASVADALIPHCAGRPASFVRTPDGVQGQRFFQKRPPAGTPDWVTTAETLRSSGELMPQVQLNDLATLMWAANLACVEIHTPQWRSAVPGTADRLVIDLDPGPDRTVVDCCEVALLLRERLAADGIETWAKTSGSKGLHLYAALRGADSRQASAYARRVAQELEAEHPDRVVSRMAKADRTGRVFIDWSQNSAKKTTATPYTVRARPHPTVSTPLAWDEVAAAATPADLTFTLADLPPRLATHGDLLSPLLAPASPSPLP encoded by the coding sequence ATGCCGATCACCGAGGTCGAGGGCCGCCAGATCAAGCTCAGCAACCTCGACCGGGTGCTCTGGCCGGAGACCGGCACCACCAAGGGCGAGCTGCTGCACTACTACGCGAGCGTCGCCGACGCCCTCATCCCGCACTGCGCCGGGCGCCCGGCCAGCTTCGTGCGGACCCCCGACGGTGTGCAGGGCCAGCGCTTCTTCCAGAAACGCCCGCCCGCCGGTACCCCCGACTGGGTGACGACCGCCGAGACGCTCAGGAGCAGCGGCGAACTCATGCCGCAGGTCCAGCTGAACGACCTCGCCACCCTGATGTGGGCGGCGAACCTCGCGTGCGTGGAGATCCACACCCCGCAGTGGCGCTCCGCGGTGCCCGGCACCGCCGACCGCCTGGTCATCGACCTCGACCCGGGCCCGGACCGCACGGTCGTCGACTGCTGCGAGGTGGCACTCCTGCTGCGGGAGCGGCTCGCCGCCGACGGCATCGAGACCTGGGCCAAGACCAGCGGCTCCAAGGGCCTGCACCTCTACGCGGCGCTACGGGGCGCCGACTCGCGGCAGGCCTCCGCCTATGCGCGGCGGGTCGCCCAGGAGCTGGAAGCCGAACACCCTGACCGGGTGGTGTCACGGATGGCCAAGGCGGACCGGACCGGGCGGGTCTTCATCGACTGGTCGCAGAATTCCGCGAAGAAGACGACGGCGACGCCTTATACGGTGCGGGCCCGCCCGCATCCGACGGTTTCCACGCCCCTCGCGTGGGACGAGGTGGCCGCCGCGGCCACTCCCGCGGACCTGACCTTCACCCTCGCCGACCTCCCCCCACGCCTCGCCACCCACGGCGACCTCCTGTCCCCCCTTCTCGCCCCCGCCTCGCCTTCCCCCCTGCCCTGA
- a CDS encoding DUF1269 domain-containing protein has protein sequence MSELIVIGYDDPAVADDAYNAVQNLQKDYVVNLNGLAIVNVDADGKTHVDTPSKIVGVSAASGALWGAVFGLLFLVPGLGLLAGAAMGGLVGKLGKSGIDEQFRDQVQAMLTPGSAAVVIMAAKITEDKFAAAMGPYGGTVLKTSLNDEDEKELSEHLSGSPSGS, from the coding sequence ATGTCCGAGCTCATCGTGATCGGTTACGACGACCCCGCCGTCGCGGACGACGCCTACAACGCCGTCCAGAACCTGCAGAAGGACTACGTGGTGAACCTCAACGGGCTCGCCATCGTCAACGTCGACGCCGACGGCAAGACCCACGTCGACACCCCGAGCAAGATCGTCGGCGTGTCCGCGGCGTCCGGCGCCCTGTGGGGCGCCGTCTTCGGCCTGCTCTTCCTCGTCCCCGGACTCGGCCTGCTGGCCGGCGCCGCGATGGGCGGACTCGTCGGCAAGCTCGGCAAGTCGGGCATCGACGAGCAGTTCCGCGATCAGGTGCAGGCGATGCTGACGCCGGGGTCGGCGGCGGTGGTGATCATGGCGGCGAAGATCACCGAGGACAAGTTCGCTGCCGCGATGGGGCCCTACGGGGGGACCGTGCTGAAGACCTCGCTCAACGACGAGGACGAAAAGGAGCTGTCGGAGCACCTTTCCGGCTCCCCCTCGGGTTCCTGA
- a CDS encoding ROK family transcriptional regulator: MTLAGRPPAAALVFRTLLVQGPLTRAELGRRTGLSPGAVTKVAAPLLADGWITELGRPAGGRASGRPATPMAVRAERARFVGVKVTADELIGVLTDLTATPLATRRAPLASRDVGSAVRAIARLVARLRTAGGPAAEGGAESPGGVHGIGVTLAGDIDARAGTVQYSPFLDWRQVPLARLVEAATGTPAAVDNDVRALTVAEQWFGAGAGLSSFALVTVGAGIGCGIAVDGRVVSGAYGVAGEAGHLPVGGDRVCTCGNTGCVEAVAATHAITEQARQATGDPGLTMAGAVRRAHAGDPAVREVFARAGRALGLAMASIANLVGPQRIVISGEGVASYDLFADAVRAAFRAQAFGAAADCDLVVRPLPFEAWARGGAAVAAQQVFAP; this comes from the coding sequence ATGACGCTCGCCGGACGACCGCCGGCCGCCGCCCTGGTCTTCAGGACGCTGCTGGTGCAAGGACCGCTCACCCGGGCCGAGTTGGGGCGGCGCACCGGCCTGTCGCCGGGTGCCGTCACCAAGGTCGCCGCACCCCTGCTGGCCGACGGCTGGATCACCGAGCTGGGCCGCCCCGCCGGCGGGCGGGCCAGCGGCCGGCCCGCGACGCCGATGGCCGTACGGGCGGAGCGCGCGCGTTTCGTCGGGGTCAAGGTCACCGCGGACGAGCTGATCGGCGTCCTCACCGACCTGACCGCCACCCCGCTCGCCACCCGCCGCGCCCCGCTGGCCTCACGGGACGTCGGCAGCGCGGTGCGGGCGATCGCCCGGCTGGTGGCCCGGCTGCGGACGGCAGGCGGCCCGGCGGCGGAGGGCGGCGCCGAGTCACCGGGCGGGGTGCACGGCATCGGGGTCACCCTCGCGGGGGACATCGACGCGCGGGCCGGGACCGTGCAGTATTCGCCGTTCCTGGACTGGCGCCAGGTGCCGCTGGCCCGGCTGGTCGAGGCGGCCACCGGCACCCCCGCGGCGGTCGACAACGACGTACGGGCACTGACCGTGGCCGAGCAGTGGTTCGGGGCGGGCGCGGGCCTGTCGTCGTTCGCCCTGGTCACCGTCGGCGCAGGCATCGGCTGCGGTATCGCGGTCGACGGGCGGGTGGTGTCGGGCGCCTACGGCGTCGCCGGCGAGGCCGGGCACCTGCCGGTGGGCGGCGACCGGGTCTGCACCTGCGGCAACACCGGCTGCGTGGAGGCCGTCGCCGCCACCCACGCCATCACCGAGCAGGCCAGGCAGGCCACCGGCGACCCCGGCCTGACCATGGCCGGCGCGGTCCGGCGCGCACACGCCGGCGACCCGGCCGTACGCGAGGTCTTCGCCCGCGCCGGGCGCGCGCTCGGCCTCGCCATGGCCTCCATCGCCAACCTGGTCGGCCCGCAGCGCATCGTCATCTCCGGCGAGGGCGTGGCCTCCTACGACCTCTTCGCCGACGCGGTCCGCGCCGCCTTCCGCGCCCAGGCCTTCGGGGCCGCGGCCGACTGCGACCTCGTGGTGCGCCCGCTGCCCTTCGAGGCCTGGGCGCGGGGCGGCGCGGCGGTGGCCGCGCAGCAGGTCTTCGCCCCCTGA
- a CDS encoding alpha-galactosidase — translation MQDATARTVSLRAAGTALVVELTEPVPRVLHWGADLGELSDADTAALSLTADGAVLNNAIDRPRRFTVWPTEADGWSGTPAQEGHLAGGAAAPGPVLTGSTHRDFTGGGGEIGIAMTDRTTGLDIAVTYRLEPSGVLGVSAELTRRADAEPVPYDLARVSTLLPLPARAAEVLDFTGKWSRERQPQRRPLGHGGHVREVRRGKPGLDSPYLLAAGVPGFGFRDGEVWGVHIAWSGDQRYLVEQLPEGAGVHAAVLGGGELLRAGEIRLAPGATYRTPVCHFAWSSDGLDGLADRFHALLRARPGHPRTPRPVVLNSWEAVYFDHDLDRLRRLADRAAEVGVERFVLDDGWFTGRRADDAGLGDWYVDPEVWPAGLAPLADHVRSLGMDFGLWFEPEMVNPDSDLAREHPDWILGPARGRGPTSRNQYVLDVSHPDAWAYLLDRLDTLVGEYGIAYLKWDHNRELHEAVHGPGDRPAGHAQVEAFYRLLDTLRSRHPALEIESCASGGGRIDLGVLARTDRVWTSDCNDPVERQTIQRWTAQLLPPELIGAHVGAAESHTTGRVTADTFRLATSLFCHPGIEQDLTRCEPAELAAITAWTALYRELRPLLHSGRQVRADLPGDATLLHGVVAGDSSAALYCWARLATSAEGQSGRVRLPGLAPDARYRVRVRTDLGLPSLHQSAGPAWFTAALDGWVPMPGAVLVRAGLPMPTLNPGHAALIEVRAG, via the coding sequence ATGCAGGATGCCACCGCACGGACCGTCTCGCTGCGCGCGGCGGGCACCGCCCTGGTCGTGGAGCTGACCGAGCCGGTGCCGCGGGTCCTGCACTGGGGCGCCGACCTCGGCGAGCTGTCGGACGCCGACACTGCCGCGCTGAGCCTCACCGCGGACGGCGCCGTCCTCAACAACGCCATCGACCGGCCGCGCCGCTTCACCGTCTGGCCCACCGAGGCCGACGGCTGGTCGGGCACCCCCGCGCAGGAGGGCCACCTCGCGGGCGGCGCCGCGGCGCCCGGGCCTGTGCTCACCGGCAGCACCCACCGGGACTTCACCGGCGGCGGCGGTGAGATCGGCATCGCCATGACGGACCGCACCACCGGCCTCGACATCGCCGTCACCTACCGCCTGGAGCCCTCCGGCGTGCTCGGCGTCAGCGCGGAGCTGACCCGCAGGGCGGACGCCGAGCCCGTACCGTACGACCTCGCGCGGGTCTCCACCCTGCTGCCGCTGCCCGCCAGGGCCGCCGAGGTGCTGGACTTCACGGGCAAGTGGAGCAGGGAGCGCCAGCCGCAGCGCCGCCCGCTGGGCCACGGCGGCCACGTGCGCGAGGTGCGGCGCGGCAAGCCCGGCCTGGACTCGCCCTACCTGCTGGCCGCCGGGGTGCCCGGCTTCGGCTTCAGGGACGGCGAGGTGTGGGGCGTGCACATCGCCTGGAGCGGCGACCAGCGCTATCTGGTCGAGCAGCTCCCCGAGGGCGCCGGCGTCCACGCCGCGGTCCTCGGCGGCGGCGAACTGCTGAGGGCCGGCGAGATACGCCTCGCGCCCGGCGCCACCTACCGCACCCCGGTCTGCCACTTCGCCTGGTCGTCCGACGGCCTCGACGGTCTCGCCGACCGCTTCCACGCCCTGCTGCGCGCCCGCCCCGGGCACCCGCGCACCCCCCGTCCGGTGGTGCTCAACAGCTGGGAGGCCGTCTATTTCGACCACGACCTGGACCGGCTGCGCCGGCTCGCCGACCGCGCCGCCGAGGTCGGGGTGGAGCGCTTCGTGCTGGACGACGGCTGGTTCACCGGCCGCCGCGCCGACGACGCGGGCCTCGGCGACTGGTACGTCGACCCGGAGGTGTGGCCCGCCGGCCTCGCGCCGCTGGCCGACCACGTACGGTCGCTCGGCATGGACTTCGGGCTCTGGTTCGAGCCCGAGATGGTCAACCCCGACTCCGACCTGGCCCGCGAGCACCCGGACTGGATCCTGGGCCCGGCCCGCGGACGCGGCCCCACCTCCCGCAACCAGTACGTGCTCGACGTCTCGCACCCCGACGCGTGGGCCTATCTGCTGGACCGCCTCGACACCCTGGTCGGCGAATACGGCATCGCCTACCTCAAGTGGGACCACAACCGCGAGCTGCACGAGGCGGTGCACGGCCCCGGCGACCGGCCCGCGGGCCACGCCCAGGTCGAGGCCTTCTACCGGCTGCTCGACACGCTGCGCTCCCGGCACCCCGCGCTGGAGATCGAGAGCTGCGCCTCCGGCGGCGGCCGGATCGACCTCGGGGTCCTGGCCAGGACCGACCGGGTGTGGACCTCGGACTGCAACGACCCGGTGGAGCGCCAGACCATCCAGCGCTGGACCGCTCAGCTGCTGCCGCCCGAGCTGATCGGCGCCCACGTCGGGGCGGCGGAGAGCCACACCACGGGACGGGTCACCGCCGACACCTTCCGGCTGGCCACCAGCCTCTTCTGCCACCCCGGCATCGAGCAGGACCTCACCCGGTGCGAGCCCGCCGAACTGGCCGCGATCACCGCGTGGACCGCGCTCTACCGCGAGCTGCGCCCGCTGCTGCACAGCGGCCGGCAGGTCCGCGCCGACCTGCCCGGTGACGCGACCCTGCTGCACGGCGTCGTCGCAGGCGACTCCTCGGCCGCGCTCTACTGCTGGGCGCGGCTGGCCACCTCGGCGGAGGGGCAGTCGGGCCGGGTACGGCTGCCCGGCCTGGCTCCGGACGCCCGCTACCGGGTGCGGGTCCGCACCGACCTCGGGCTGCCGTCGCTGCACCAGTCGGCGGGCCCGGCCTGGTTCACCGCGGCGCTGGACGGCTGGGTGCCGATGCCGGGGGCGGTGCTCGTGCGGGCGGGGCTGCCGATGCCGACGCTCAATCCGGGCCACGCGGCCCTGATCGAGGTGCGCGCGGGCTGA
- a CDS encoding M20/M25/M40 family metallo-hydrolase — protein MDLTSTVDGLMGGLTADLARLAAIPSIAFPGYPRSEVVRAHDLLVEMLRGAGVEHIESLDLPDTAPVVYAEIPPPDPDAPTVLLYGHYDVQPPGDESLWLSPPFEPTPVEGGLRARGIADDKSNVIAHLGVLRAYGGRPPTGLKIVIEGQEEYGSAFDDYPPTDPGRFACDAMVIADMGNLRPGTPTFTTGLRGVAEIVVEVRTLAEARHSGGYGGAAPDALLVLVRALAGLHDEHGDVAVAGLRREQWDGASYTEREFRELAAVADGMPLTGTGSLGERLWSGPAITVIGLDAPAVDGAASAVVPYARAKLNLRVHPRQDPRQATDALVRHLREHRPYGVELTVTPGDAGPGFEAATGGPAYRAARTALREAWGAEPQFAASGGSIPLVNGLARAVPHAEVLLFGAQDSMCNLHAPNERVLFSELRGAVIAEAAFLREYAAAFRAADRPR, from the coding sequence ATGGACCTCACCAGCACCGTGGACGGCCTGATGGGCGGTCTGACGGCGGACCTCGCACGGCTCGCCGCGATCCCGTCCATCGCCTTCCCCGGCTACCCGCGCTCCGAGGTCGTCAGGGCCCACGACCTGCTGGTGGAAATGCTGCGGGGCGCGGGCGTCGAGCACATCGAAAGCCTCGACCTGCCCGACACCGCGCCGGTCGTCTACGCCGAGATCCCGCCCCCCGACCCGGACGCGCCGACCGTACTTCTCTACGGCCACTACGACGTCCAGCCCCCCGGCGACGAGTCGCTGTGGCTCTCGCCGCCCTTCGAGCCGACCCCGGTCGAGGGCGGGCTGCGGGCCCGCGGCATCGCCGACGACAAATCCAACGTCATCGCCCACCTGGGAGTCCTGCGCGCCTACGGCGGCCGGCCGCCCACCGGGCTGAAGATCGTCATCGAGGGCCAGGAGGAGTACGGCAGCGCCTTCGACGACTACCCGCCCACCGACCCCGGGCGCTTCGCCTGCGACGCCATGGTGATCGCCGACATGGGCAACCTGCGGCCCGGCACCCCGACCTTCACCACCGGGCTGCGCGGCGTCGCCGAGATCGTGGTGGAGGTGCGCACGCTGGCCGAGGCCCGGCACAGCGGCGGATACGGCGGCGCCGCCCCCGACGCGCTGCTCGTCCTGGTCCGCGCGCTGGCCGGGCTGCACGACGAACACGGCGACGTGGCCGTCGCGGGGCTGCGCCGCGAGCAGTGGGACGGGGCGTCGTACACCGAGCGGGAATTCCGCGAACTGGCCGCCGTGGCCGACGGGATGCCGCTGACCGGCACCGGCAGCCTGGGGGAGCGGCTGTGGAGCGGGCCGGCGATCACGGTGATCGGCCTGGACGCCCCGGCTGTGGACGGCGCCGCCTCCGCGGTGGTCCCCTATGCGCGCGCCAAGCTCAACCTGCGGGTCCACCCGCGCCAGGACCCGCGGCAGGCAACCGATGCGCTGGTCCGGCACCTGCGTGAACACCGGCCTTACGGCGTCGAGTTGACGGTCACCCCGGGCGACGCGGGCCCCGGCTTCGAGGCGGCGACCGGCGGCCCGGCCTACCGGGCCGCCCGCACCGCGCTGCGCGAAGCCTGGGGCGCGGAGCCGCAGTTCGCGGCCAGCGGCGGCTCCATCCCGCTGGTCAACGGGCTCGCCAGGGCCGTGCCGCACGCGGAGGTGCTGCTCTTCGGCGCCCAGGACAGCATGTGCAATCTGCACGCGCCCAACGAGCGGGTGCTCTTCTCCGAACTGCGCGGCGCGGTGATCGCGGAAGCGGCCTTCCTGCGTGAATACGCCGCTGCCTTCCGGGCGGCGGACCGCCCGCGATGA
- a CDS encoding DUF397 domain-containing protein, which produces MEQQIVNGVQASSISGARWTKSARSNPSGNCVEVAQLPGGGVAVRNSRFPDGPALVYTQAEMAAFVGGAKDGDFDAFTV; this is translated from the coding sequence GTGGAACAGCAGATCGTCAACGGCGTGCAGGCCAGCAGCATTTCCGGGGCGCGATGGACCAAGAGTGCCCGTAGCAACCCGAGTGGCAACTGTGTCGAGGTTGCCCAACTGCCGGGCGGCGGCGTGGCCGTTCGCAATTCGCGCTTCCCGGACGGACCGGCTCTGGTATACACGCAAGCAGAGATGGCCGCATTCGTCGGGGGTGCCAAGGACGGCGACTTCGACGCTTTTACGGTGTGA
- a CDS encoding helix-turn-helix domain-containing protein — translation MSAQAQPVSPLPLFERRPDMGARAMSRVLGNYLRALRESRGCSPATAGSHIRAHASKISRMETAHVSLKARDVEDLLQLYGVADDERAQIADLVRRAAGPDWWQPYGEIVPEWLQALIGLERDAHLVRTYETQFVPGLLQTVSYARAVVRSGHRLAPAEENARRVELRMERQRRMAEPGAPVLWALIDEGALHRPVGGAAVMREQLQYLLDVLRRPGVRLQVASYAASASATPGTAVTYLRFAQGFLPDVVYLEHMTSAVYLDRLDDVDRYRAALDELSALAATPAASRVILEEALLRYQ, via the coding sequence ATGTCCGCTCAAGCGCAGCCCGTATCGCCGTTACCGCTGTTCGAACGCCGTCCGGACATGGGCGCGCGGGCCATGTCCCGGGTGCTGGGCAATTACCTCCGCGCCCTGCGCGAGAGCCGCGGCTGCAGCCCGGCCACCGCGGGGAGCCACATCCGCGCCCACGCGTCGAAGATCAGCCGCATGGAGACCGCCCATGTCTCCCTCAAGGCGCGCGACGTCGAGGATCTGCTCCAGCTCTACGGCGTCGCCGACGACGAACGCGCCCAGATCGCCGACCTGGTGCGGCGCGCCGCCGGCCCCGACTGGTGGCAGCCCTACGGCGAGATCGTCCCCGAGTGGCTCCAGGCGCTCATCGGCCTGGAGCGCGACGCCCACCTGGTGCGCACCTACGAGACCCAGTTCGTGCCCGGTCTGCTGCAGACCGTCTCCTACGCCAGGGCGGTGGTGCGGAGCGGCCACCGGCTCGCCCCCGCCGAGGAGAACGCCCGGCGCGTGGAGCTGCGGATGGAACGGCAGCGCAGGATGGCGGAACCCGGGGCACCCGTGCTGTGGGCGCTCATCGACGAGGGGGCGCTGCACCGCCCGGTCGGCGGCGCGGCCGTGATGCGCGAGCAACTGCAGTACCTGCTCGACGTCCTGCGCCGGCCCGGCGTACGGCTGCAGGTCGCCTCGTACGCCGCGAGCGCCTCCGCCACCCCCGGGACCGCGGTGACCTATCTGCGCTTCGCCCAGGGCTTCCTGCCCGACGTCGTCTACCTGGAGCACATGACCAGCGCGGTCTACCTGGACCGCCTCGACGACGTCGACCGCTATCGCGCCGCGCTGGACGAACTCAGCGCGCTCGCGGCAACTCCCGCCGCCAGCAGGGTGATCCTGGAGGAGGCCCTGCTCCGCTACCAGTGA